Proteins encoded within one genomic window of Sphingomonas cannabina:
- a CDS encoding TonB-dependent receptor yields MRLREMTLLSTSLAGILGFAGSAQAQQAPATQSDTTPTQETAPQPAGQGADADQSDIVVTGLRGSLREALEIKRNANAVVDAISSEDIGKFPDRNVAESLSHIPGVSIDRRFGEGEKVAILGTDPALNRMLLDGHGLASADWGGNDNDPSSRTFNYSLLAPELVDRLEVYKSPEARIEEGSLGGTVIVRTRRPLELKANSIFASGGYSYNDRAEKGSFRGSGLYSWKNEAETFGVLVAATYDKQNLVRSGVEFFGYDNADGSGSPFMTTNAAGERVLKNPNAVITGGTLADLDKAASPFGINYAYFQQKRERASIAGTVQLRPAEKLTLTLSGLHIDGNYNNYSQSMYTIPGAWTGDVLQSATISNGVVTDASFGASNGASAQLDTLVRRTKLKTDNVNFFADWEGDDGSKLSFAAGWSKAKGGRNPEYLFNVQTAAPFSYSISPTSAEVNFGGDITNPASYFTNPNNNPATIEGNPVIVNGAPLVAAQIGGLDYSVTTDKDAFAGFDGTVPLGGFFTQLLIGARFTDHVNRVDARGVNTYLQQSLLGSELGVDALVTPDDVFSGTGGSGNATRYLNLPEQSVIDVLANAINSPLVDKIGASTRVKERVAASYVQLNFEQGGLRGNVGGRLVYTKNVSYYALTLPTPADPNPRPVPTSTSTDYLKFLPALNVAYEVNPKLIFRGAVAKVISRPRYQDLAASITQNDVTYDAGGGNPFLKPYESTNFEVTAEYYPAPGALLSLELYRREISNYIITTRQEGVTLYNSLTGQLESRYSVSRPVNGGKAKVNGILINGQAELWGGFGIQANYAYQDSSTSTTLDTTEILNLPYLSKHTVNIIPYFEKGPFQARVSYNYRSSYFRTIGRLGSQEMVAPYHQLDASAALKLNDNVTLTVQAQNLLDEKYLQYSGTRDRPSAFYKNGRTFVGSISFRM; encoded by the coding sequence ATGCGTTTGCGAGAGATGACCCTGCTGTCCACATCCCTGGCCGGCATCCTCGGCTTTGCCGGCAGCGCCCAGGCGCAGCAGGCGCCTGCCACGCAATCCGACACGACACCCACGCAGGAAACGGCGCCCCAACCGGCGGGTCAGGGTGCCGATGCCGATCAGTCGGATATCGTCGTCACCGGCCTCCGCGGCAGCCTTCGCGAGGCCCTTGAGATCAAGCGCAACGCGAACGCGGTGGTGGACGCGATCTCGTCGGAGGACATCGGCAAGTTCCCCGATCGCAACGTCGCCGAATCGCTGTCGCACATTCCCGGCGTCTCGATCGACCGCCGTTTCGGCGAGGGCGAGAAGGTCGCGATTCTCGGCACCGATCCGGCGCTGAACCGGATGCTGCTCGACGGCCACGGCCTGGCCTCGGCCGATTGGGGCGGCAACGACAACGATCCCAGCAGCCGCACCTTCAACTATTCGCTGCTCGCGCCCGAGCTGGTCGACCGGCTGGAGGTCTACAAGTCGCCCGAGGCGCGCATCGAGGAAGGCAGCCTCGGCGGCACGGTGATCGTCCGCACTCGCCGGCCGCTCGAGCTCAAGGCCAATTCGATCTTCGCGTCCGGCGGCTATTCGTACAACGACCGGGCGGAGAAAGGGAGCTTCCGCGGCTCCGGCCTCTACAGCTGGAAGAACGAGGCGGAGACGTTCGGCGTCCTGGTCGCCGCCACCTACGACAAGCAGAATCTCGTGCGCTCGGGCGTCGAGTTCTTCGGCTACGACAATGCCGACGGTTCCGGCAGCCCCTTCATGACGACCAACGCCGCGGGCGAGCGCGTGCTCAAGAATCCCAATGCGGTGATCACCGGCGGCACGCTCGCCGATCTCGACAAGGCCGCGTCGCCGTTCGGCATCAACTATGCCTATTTCCAGCAGAAGCGTGAGCGCGCCAGCATCGCGGGCACCGTGCAGCTGCGCCCGGCGGAGAAGCTGACCCTCACGCTGAGCGGCCTGCACATCGACGGCAACTACAACAACTACAGCCAGTCGATGTACACGATCCCCGGCGCCTGGACGGGCGACGTACTGCAGTCGGCGACCATCTCGAACGGCGTGGTGACGGACGCCAGCTTCGGGGCCTCCAACGGGGCGAGCGCGCAGCTCGACACGCTCGTCCGCCGCACGAAGCTCAAGACGGACAACGTCAACTTCTTTGCCGACTGGGAAGGCGATGATGGCTCGAAGCTGTCCTTCGCCGCCGGGTGGAGCAAGGCGAAGGGCGGGCGGAACCCCGAATATCTCTTCAACGTCCAGACCGCGGCGCCGTTCAGCTACTCGATCAGCCCGACGTCGGCCGAGGTGAACTTCGGCGGCGACATCACCAATCCGGCCAGCTATTTCACCAATCCCAACAACAACCCCGCGACGATCGAGGGCAACCCGGTGATCGTCAACGGCGCGCCGCTCGTCGCCGCGCAGATCGGCGGTCTCGACTACAGCGTCACCACCGACAAGGACGCGTTCGCCGGCTTCGACGGGACCGTGCCCCTCGGCGGCTTCTTCACCCAGCTGCTTATCGGCGCCCGCTTCACCGACCACGTCAACCGGGTCGATGCGCGCGGCGTGAACACCTATCTCCAGCAATCGCTGCTCGGCTCGGAGCTGGGCGTGGACGCGCTCGTCACCCCCGACGACGTATTCAGCGGGACGGGAGGCAGCGGCAATGCGACGCGATACCTGAACCTGCCCGAGCAGTCGGTCATCGACGTCCTCGCCAACGCGATCAACTCGCCGCTGGTGGACAAGATCGGCGCCTCCACCCGCGTGAAGGAGCGGGTCGCGGCGAGCTACGTCCAGCTCAACTTCGAGCAGGGCGGGCTGCGCGGCAACGTCGGCGGACGGCTCGTCTATACCAAGAACGTGTCATACTATGCCCTGACGCTGCCGACGCCGGCCGATCCCAATCCGCGCCCGGTGCCGACCAGCACCTCGACCGACTATCTGAAATTCCTGCCGGCGCTCAACGTCGCCTATGAGGTCAATCCGAAGCTGATCTTCCGCGGCGCGGTGGCCAAGGTGATCTCGCGGCCGCGCTACCAGGACCTGGCGGCCTCGATCACGCAGAACGATGTCACTTATGATGCCGGCGGCGGCAATCCCTTCCTCAAGCCCTATGAATCGACCAACTTCGAGGTCACGGCGGAATATTATCCGGCGCCCGGCGCGCTGCTGTCGCTCGAACTCTATCGGCGCGAAATCTCCAACTACATCATCACCACGCGCCAGGAGGGCGTGACGCTCTACAACTCGCTGACGGGCCAGCTCGAGAGCCGTTATAGCGTGTCGCGGCCGGTCAACGGCGGCAAGGCGAAGGTGAACGGCATCCTGATCAACGGGCAGGCGGAGCTCTGGGGCGGGTTCGGCATCCAGGCCAACTATGCCTATCAGGACAGCAGCACCTCGACGACGCTGGACACGACCGAGATCCTCAACCTGCCGTATCTCTCCAAGCACACGGTCAACATCATCCCCTATTTCGAGAAGGGGCCCTTCCAGGCGCGCGTGAGCTACAATTATCGCTCATCCTATTTCCGGACGATCGGCCGCCTCGGCTCGCAGGAGATGGTGGCGCCCTATCATCAGCTCGACGCCTCGGCCGCGCTCAAGCTGAACGACAACGTCACGCTGACCGTCCAGGCGCAGAACCTGCTCGACGAGAAGTATCTGCAATACAGCGGCACGCGCGACCGACCATCGGCCTTCTACAAGAACGGGCGGACCTTCGTCGGCAGCATCTCCTTCCGGATGTAG